Below is a window of bacterium DNA.
GGACTTCCCGATCCTGACGCGCGAGGTCCACGGCAAGCCGCTCGTCTACCTCGACAACGCCGCGACGACGCAGAAGCCGCGGGCGGTGATCGACGCGCTGACCGACTACTA
It encodes the following:
- a CDS encoding cysteine desulfurase CsdA; its protein translation is MTQPLPNLSRTSEECACEFDIARVRKDFPILTREVHGKPLVYLDNAATTQKPRAVIDALTDY